From a single Campylobacter concisus genomic region:
- the abc-f gene encoding ribosomal protection-like ABC-F family protein, whose product MLEVRGLTQRFASSLLFEDVNLKLNRHNRYGLIGANGAGKSTFLKILSGAIEPTSGEIIIENGLKVGVLGQDQFAFENFTLKDAVLYGNKRLYDAVKEKEKLYMSEEFTDEINERLSELEMISAEEDPSYEYETRIEKILSSLGLNEFDKLMSEVENSDKVKVLLAQVLFPKPDILFLDEPTNNLDIDAIAWLENELNRHEGTLVVISHDRHFLNRVCTNILDVDFKKIREFSGNYDDWYMAANLIAKQHEMERDKKLKEKEELEKFIARFSANASKAKQATSRAKQLEKLDIAEIAVSSRRDPSILFRANREIGNELIELKNISKKFDDKVIFENFNFKLEKGDKLAIIGHNGVGKSTLCKIIMGELKPDAGEVHIGATIELGYFAQDTVNKIDGELKLYEYLQDAKNKDIDEIRKCLGRMLFSGAEQEKAVGALSGGEKHRVRLAQLMLHRPNLLVMDEPNNHLDLEAIIALGEAFYNFNGSVICVSHDRELIDAFANRILHLKGNGEVVDFKGTYEEYRANLGLES is encoded by the coding sequence ATGTTAGAAGTTAGGGGACTTACTCAAAGATTTGCAAGCAGTTTGCTATTTGAGGATGTAAATTTAAAGCTAAATCGCCACAACAGATACGGATTAATTGGCGCAAATGGCGCTGGTAAATCGACATTTTTAAAAATTTTAAGCGGAGCTATCGAGCCAACTAGCGGCGAGATCATCATAGAAAATGGACTAAAAGTTGGCGTGCTTGGGCAAGATCAGTTTGCGTTTGAAAATTTCACACTAAAAGATGCGGTACTTTATGGCAACAAACGCCTATATGACGCTGTTAAAGAGAAAGAAAAGCTCTATATGAGCGAGGAATTTACAGATGAGATAAACGAGCGCTTAAGTGAGCTTGAGATGATAAGCGCCGAAGAAGACCCAAGCTACGAGTATGAGACTAGGATAGAGAAAATTTTAAGCTCGCTTGGGCTAAATGAATTTGATAAGCTGATGAGCGAGGTTGAAAACTCAGATAAAGTTAAGGTTTTGCTAGCTCAAGTGCTCTTTCCAAAGCCTGACATCTTGTTTTTAGACGAGCCAACAAACAACCTTGATATAGATGCGATCGCATGGTTAGAAAACGAGCTAAACCGCCATGAGGGTACACTTGTGGTTATCAGCCACGACAGGCACTTTTTAAATAGAGTTTGCACAAACATTTTGGATGTGGATTTTAAGAAAATTCGCGAGTTTTCAGGCAACTATGACGACTGGTATATGGCTGCAAATTTGATCGCAAAGCAGCACGAGATGGAGCGTGATAAGAAGCTAAAAGAGAAAGAGGAGCTGGAGAAATTTATCGCGAGATTTTCAGCAAATGCGAGCAAGGCAAAGCAGGCGACCTCTCGTGCAAAACAGCTTGAAAAATTAGATATCGCAGAGATCGCAGTATCAAGTAGACGCGATCCTAGCATACTTTTTCGTGCAAACCGCGAGATAGGCAATGAGCTAATTGAGCTAAAAAATATAAGTAAGAAATTTGATGATAAAGTGATATTTGAAAACTTTAACTTTAAGCTTGAAAAGGGCGACAAGCTAGCTATCATCGGTCATAACGGTGTTGGTAAAAGTACGCTTTGCAAGATCATAATGGGTGAGCTAAAGCCTGATGCGGGCGAGGTACATATAGGCGCGACCATCGAGCTAGGATATTTTGCGCAAGATACGGTAAATAAGATAGATGGCGAGCTAAAGCTTTATGAATACTTGCAAGATGCCAAAAACAAGGACATAGACGAGATCAGAAAGTGCCTTGGCAGGATGCTCTTTAGCGGTGCCGAGCAAGAAAAGGCAGTTGGCGCGCTAAGTGGTGGCGAAAAACACCGAGTAAGACTAGCTCAGCTCATGCTTCACAGACCAAATTTACTTGTAATGGATGAGCCAAATAACCACCTCGATCTTGAAGCTATCATCGCGCTTGGCGAGGCATTTTATAATTTTAATGGCTCAGTTATCTGTGTGAGCCACGACAGGGAGCTAATAGACGCCTTTGCAAATAGAATTTTACACCTAAAAGGCAATGGCGAAGTGGTTGATTTTAAAGGCACATATGAAGAGTATAGAGCAAACTTAGGGCTTGAGAGCTAA
- a CDS encoding DUF1287 domain-containing protein, with protein sequence MKKFLLLALFATQIFAFSASKFVNDTRSQIGVTLSYDPSYERLAYPMGDVDIKKGVCTDVVVRALRHQDMDLQRLIFEDMSRNFASYPKRWGLKKADKNIDHRRVLNIATYLKRKGFEVSDDKFLPGDIVTWMLPGNLPHIGVISDKFEGQTPLVIHNIGSGVQEENILYSYKITGHFRLK encoded by the coding sequence ATGAAGAAATTTCTACTTTTAGCTCTTTTTGCCACACAAATTTTTGCCTTTTCGGCGAGTAAATTTGTAAATGACACTAGGTCGCAGATCGGTGTGACGCTAAGTTATGATCCAAGTTATGAGCGGCTCGCCTACCCAATGGGCGACGTGGATATCAAAAAGGGCGTTTGCACAGACGTTGTGGTAAGGGCGCTACGTCATCAGGATATGGATTTGCAAAGGCTCATTTTTGAAGATATGAGTAGAAATTTCGCAAGTTATCCTAAAAGGTGGGGACTTAAAAAGGCTGATAAAAACATCGATCACAGGCGTGTTTTAAACATCGCTACCTATCTAAAAAGAAAAGGTTTTGAGGTTAGCGATGATAAATTTCTGCCAGGCGATATCGTCACATGGATGCTGCCAGGAAATCTACCTCACATCGGCGTGATCTCAGATAAATTTGAAGGCCAAACACCGCTTGTCATCCACAATATCGGCTCTGGCGTGCAGGAAGAAAACATACTTTATAGCTACAAGATCACGGGGCATTTTAGACTAAAGTAG
- a CDS encoding glucose-6-phosphate isomerase, whose amino-acid sequence MIETSFKFNFASSEVIDSYAKRINDEYESGEIGYYHLPVLGQNLLGEIEEYEKGLAHIKNVVLVGIGGSSLGVKALKSMLEGSKGIKRELLFLDNVDPCSYKSTLDGVNFDETLFVISSKSGNTIETITIFKCLLDDFKPQNLGKNFLIITDPGTNLENFAKENGIKFFNIPKNVGGRFSVLSAIGLVPLGICGYDIKVLLDGALACKKQYIEQKDSSIVAKAYHYATSRNASINVIFSYCDRFFEFNDWYVQLWAESLGKKRGYKRVGLTPVGLVGSRDQHSFLQLIMDGVKDKSVTFIKIKDHASDKTIPNLSLKGLEECDFVTGLSLNELINLQCDATAMALVQEGISVDTITLERLDEFHAGWLIFYYELLTSATGIMLGINTYDQPGVEIGKRILKTMLLK is encoded by the coding sequence ATGATAGAGACTTCATTTAAATTTAACTTTGCAAGCAGCGAGGTCATCGACTCCTACGCCAAACGCATAAACGATGAGTACGAAAGCGGCGAGATAGGCTACTACCACCTGCCAGTGCTTGGGCAAAATTTACTTGGCGAGATCGAGGAGTATGAAAAGGGCCTTGCTCATATCAAAAACGTCGTGCTAGTTGGCATTGGCGGTAGCAGTCTTGGCGTAAAGGCGCTAAAATCAATGCTTGAAGGATCAAAAGGGATAAAAAGAGAGCTTTTATTTTTAGATAACGTCGATCCTTGCAGCTACAAAAGCACGCTTGACGGTGTAAATTTTGATGAGACGCTTTTTGTAATAAGCTCAAAATCAGGCAATACGATCGAGACGATTACCATTTTTAAGTGCCTGCTTGATGACTTTAAGCCTCAAAATTTAGGCAAAAATTTCCTCATCATCACTGATCCTGGGACAAATTTAGAAAATTTTGCCAAAGAAAATGGGATTAAATTTTTTAATATCCCAAAAAATGTTGGAGGGAGATTTAGTGTGCTAAGTGCGATAGGTCTTGTGCCTCTTGGTATCTGTGGCTACGATATAAAGGTACTTTTGGATGGCGCGCTTGCTTGCAAGAAGCAATACATCGAGCAAAAAGATAGCTCCATAGTCGCTAAAGCTTACCACTATGCCACTAGCAGAAATGCCAGTATAAATGTCATTTTTAGCTATTGCGATAGATTTTTTGAATTTAACGACTGGTACGTGCAGCTTTGGGCGGAGAGCCTTGGTAAAAAAAGAGGCTATAAAAGGGTCGGCCTTACGCCAGTTGGACTTGTCGGTAGCCGCGATCAGCACAGCTTTTTGCAGCTTATCATGGACGGCGTAAAAGATAAGAGTGTGACATTTATAAAGATAAAAGATCACGCAAGCGACAAGACTATCCCAAATTTGAGCCTAAAAGGGCTTGAAGAGTGTGATTTTGTGACGGGTCTAAGCCTAAATGAGCTTATAAATTTACAGTGCGACGCAACGGCAATGGCGCTGGTGCAAGAGGGCATAAGTGTCGATACGATCACGCTTGAGAGGCTTGATGAGTTTCACGCTGGCTGGCTCATTTTTTACTACGAGCTACTAACCTCGGCCACTGGTATCATGCTAGGCATCAACACCTACGATCAGCCAGGTGTTGAGATAGGAAAACGCATCTTAAAAACTATGCTTTTAAAGTAG
- the galU gene encoding UTP--glucose-1-phosphate uridylyltransferase GalU, with translation MIQTCLFPAAGYGTRFLPATKSLPKEMLPILTKPLIHYGVDEALEAGMDNMAFVTGRGKRALEDYFDISYELEKEIAGSSKESLLSEVRNLMSSCTFSFTRQNAMKGLGHAIYTGKTLVRDEAFGVILADDLCINENGEGVLSQMVKIYEKYRCSVVAVMEVPKEQTKSYGVVSGRFIEDDLIMVDDMVEKPDPAEAPTNLAIIGRYILTPDIFNILERTKPGKNGEIQITDALKTQAKDGMVLAYKFKGKRFDCGSIDGFVEATNFFYERSK, from the coding sequence ATGATACAAACTTGCCTATTTCCAGCGGCTGGATACGGAACGAGGTTTTTGCCAGCTACAAAATCGCTCCCAAAAGAGATGTTGCCGATCCTTACAAAACCGCTCATTCATTACGGCGTTGATGAGGCGCTTGAGGCTGGCATGGATAATATGGCCTTTGTCACAGGACGCGGGAAAAGGGCGCTTGAGGACTATTTTGATATCAGCTACGAGCTGGAAAAAGAGATCGCTGGTAGCTCAAAAGAGTCGTTGCTTAGTGAAGTTAGAAATTTAATGAGTTCGTGCACATTTTCATTTACTAGACAAAATGCCATGAAAGGGCTTGGACACGCTATTTATACGGGTAAAACGCTAGTTAGAGATGAGGCTTTTGGGGTTATTTTGGCAGATGATCTATGCATAAATGAAAACGGCGAGGGCGTGCTTTCACAGATGGTTAAAATTTATGAAAAGTATCGTTGCAGCGTCGTTGCTGTGATGGAGGTGCCAAAAGAGCAGACCAAGTCTTATGGCGTTGTAAGTGGTAGATTTATAGAAGACGATCTAATAATGGTCGATGATATGGTTGAAAAGCCTGATCCTGCCGAGGCTCCGACAAATTTAGCGATAATCGGACGCTACATCTTAACGCCAGATATTTTTAACATTTTAGAGCGAACAAAACCAGGCAAAAACGGCGAAATCCAGATCACAGACGCATTAAAAACGCAGGCAAAAGATGGCATGGTGCTAGCTTATAAATTTAAGGGCAAGAGGTTTGACTGCGGCAGTATCGATGGCTTTGTCGAGGCTACAAATTTCTTTTACGAGCGTAGTAAATGA
- a CDS encoding IMPACT family protein, with the protein MQTIVRIFKAQLDIKKSNFLAFLCPISEFKSLHEHLKEEHFKAVHVVWATRELNKYGQIVENQSDDGEPKGTSGQPSLNALRGADLINVGVLIVRYFGGIKLGTGGLVRAYSGAVNEAINEAIKDGGVMKFEIKDEIKFFTPFSLMSRFEHYFATKNLSEFERDFNDLGAIWSINLNEAEFAELFKFCKEFEASEFKFLALALSGKSLFAHQS; encoded by the coding sequence TTGCAGACGATTGTTAGGATTTTTAAAGCCCAGCTTGATATAAAAAAGTCAAATTTTTTAGCATTTTTATGCCCGATAAGCGAATTTAAAAGCTTGCACGAACACCTAAAAGAGGAGCATTTTAAGGCTGTTCACGTAGTTTGGGCGACAAGGGAGCTAAACAAATACGGACAAATCGTTGAAAATCAAAGCGATGATGGCGAGCCAAAGGGCACTAGCGGTCAGCCAAGCCTAAACGCGCTAAGGGGCGCTGATCTTATAAATGTTGGCGTATTGATAGTTCGTTACTTTGGCGGGATAAAGCTTGGCACTGGAGGGCTAGTCAGAGCCTACTCAGGGGCTGTAAATGAAGCGATAAATGAAGCGATAAAAGATGGTGGTGTGATGAAATTTGAGATAAAAGATGAGATCAAATTTTTTACGCCGTTTTCGCTGATGAGCCGCTTTGAGCACTATTTTGCCACTAAAAATTTAAGTGAGTTTGAAAGAGATTTTAATGACCTTGGAGCGATCTGGAGCATAAATTTAAATGAAGCTGAGTTTGCCGAGCTTTTTAAATTTTGCAAAGAATTTGAAGCAAGTGAGTTTAAATTTTTAGCCCTTGCACTTAGTGGCAAGAGCTTATTCGCTCATCAAAGCTAA
- the lgt gene encoding prolipoprotein diacylglyceryl transferase, with protein MEIWNDIYNHFDPVAFSIFGFSVHWYGLMYILALVLALAMAKYLVKKDKIPISNQLLDNYFFWVEIGVILGARLGWVLVYSGEVSYYLTQPWQIFNPFHNGEFIGIRGMSYHGAVVGFLFATYLFCKRYKQNLWQLLDLCAVCIPFGYTFGRVGNFLNQELFGRVTDVPWAINVFGQPRHPSQLYEAFLEGLVIFVILFLYRKFKKFNGELIALYAILYTFARFICEFFREPDSGLGFIIFNLSMGQILSLIMCGFGIFIYAMLYKKFSKL; from the coding sequence ATGGAAATTTGGAACGACATTTATAACCACTTTGACCCAGTCGCCTTTAGTATCTTTGGCTTTAGCGTGCACTGGTATGGGCTTATGTATATTTTAGCCCTTGTTTTGGCGCTTGCCATGGCAAAGTATCTCGTTAAAAAAGATAAAATCCCAATCTCAAATCAGCTCTTGGATAATTACTTTTTCTGGGTTGAAATAGGCGTTATTTTAGGCGCTAGGCTTGGCTGGGTTTTAGTATATTCAGGCGAAGTAAGCTACTACTTGACGCAACCTTGGCAAATTTTTAATCCATTTCATAACGGCGAGTTTATAGGAATTCGTGGCATGAGTTACCACGGAGCAGTAGTTGGCTTTTTGTTTGCGACATATCTATTTTGCAAAAGGTATAAACAAAATTTATGGCAGCTACTTGATCTTTGTGCCGTTTGCATACCTTTTGGCTATACATTTGGCAGGGTCGGAAATTTCTTAAATCAAGAGCTTTTTGGGCGAGTTACGGATGTGCCTTGGGCGATAAATGTTTTTGGCCAGCCAAGGCATCCTAGTCAACTTTATGAGGCATTCTTAGAAGGTTTAGTTATTTTTGTTATTTTATTTTTATATAGAAAATTTAAGAAATTTAATGGCGAGCTGATCGCGCTTTATGCTATTTTATACACTTTTGCAAGATTTATTTGCGAGTTTTTTAGAGAGCCTGATTCAGGGCTTGGATTTATTATTTTTAATCTTTCAATGGGTCAAATATTATCACTTATCATGTGTGGTTTTGGAATTTTTATTTATGCCATGCTTTATAAAAAATTTTCAAAGCTCTAA
- a CDS encoding fumarate reductase cytochrome b subunit, with the protein MTGLIEGFLGKRSDDKKSRTPAAWDRWQSITGFILACFILCHMVFTSTILLGKDAFNAVVGFAEAKFLFGEATWWITNVIAAVIFAIFIAHAFLAMRKFPANYRQYLMFRGHKDRMKHLDTTLWWFQFLTGFALFFAASAHLVDIVFGGHITADKSAAAFHQLEIFYFALLVFMVVHASIGMYRLYVKWISIDGTNKHEMFAKRNKAKTIVFAVYGILAIIALIADFVWISH; encoded by the coding sequence ATGACCGGGCTTATAGAAGGTTTTTTGGGAAAACGGTCGGACGACAAAAAAAGTCGCACTCCAGCCGCTTGGGATAGATGGCAAAGTATTACAGGGTTTATTTTGGCCTGTTTTATATTGTGCCATATGGTTTTTACTTCTACTATACTACTTGGCAAAGACGCATTTAACGCTGTCGTAGGGTTTGCAGAGGCTAAATTTTTATTCGGCGAGGCTACATGGTGGATCACTAACGTTATTGCTGCGGTAATATTTGCCATTTTTATCGCTCATGCATTTTTAGCTATGAGAAAATTTCCAGCAAACTACAGACAATATCTAATGTTTAGAGGCCACAAAGACCGCATGAAGCACCTTGATACTACGCTTTGGTGGTTTCAGTTTTTAACCGGTTTTGCGCTATTTTTTGCAGCCAGCGCACACTTAGTAGATATAGTCTTTGGTGGACATATTACTGCCGACAAATCAGCGGCTGCATTTCATCAATTAGAAATTTTCTACTTCGCACTACTTGTTTTCATGGTCGTTCACGCTAGTATCGGTATGTACCGCTTGTATGTCAAATGGATAAGCATTGATGGTACAAATAAGCACGAAATGTTTGCCAAAAGAAATAAGGCAAAAACAATTGTATTTGCCGTTTATGGCATACTTGCTATAATTGCGCTAATCGCCGATTTCGTGTGGATCAGCCATTAA
- a CDS encoding fumarate reductase flavoprotein subunit has protein sequence MNVKYYDALVIGGGLAGLRAAVAAGEKGLSTVVLSLIPVKRSHSAAAQGGMQASLGNSKMSEGDNEDVHFADTVKGSDWGCDQQVARMFCQTAPKAIRELAAWGVPWTRITKGERSAIINAQKTTIVEKEEVHGLIHSRDFGGTKKWRTCFTADATGHTMLFAVANEALKHNVEIHDRKEAIALIHANNRCYGAIVRDLVNGEITAYVAKGTLIATGGYGRVYKHTTNAVVCEGIGAAIALETGVAQLGNMEAVQFHPTPIVPSGILLTEGCRGDGGILRDVDGYRFMPDYEPEKKELASRDVVSRRIMEHIRAGKGVPSPYGYHVWLDISILGREHIEKNLRDVQEICEIFNGIDPADTEVYTDENGRQRGKGWAPILPMQHYSMGGIKTKPTGESPTLAGLFSAGEAACWDMHGFNRLGGNSVSETVVAGMIVGDYFADYCGSHEIDINTADIEKSVKKEEDYLKSLVEKEGKFNVFEIKNKMKDIMWEHVAIFRTGEGLAVAVKELEELYKQSLDVKVTNKALFGNPELEEAYRVPKMLKLALCIAKGALDRTESRGAHCREDYPKRDDLNWLNRTLTSWKEGDTLPTIVYEPLDIMKMEMPPAFRGYGAKGNIIEHPDSAIRQKEVDEIREKMQAEGKSRQEIQEALMHYDLQPKYKAPNERAGIGYE, from the coding sequence ATGAATGTAAAATATTATGATGCATTGGTAATTGGTGGTGGTCTAGCTGGTCTTAGAGCTGCTGTGGCTGCTGGAGAAAAGGGCTTAAGCACCGTCGTTTTAAGCCTAATACCTGTAAAACGCTCGCACTCTGCGGCTGCGCAAGGCGGCATGCAAGCCTCTTTGGGAAATTCAAAAATGAGCGAAGGCGACAACGAGGACGTACACTTTGCCGACACGGTAAAAGGTAGCGACTGGGGCTGCGATCAGCAAGTAGCACGTATGTTTTGTCAAACCGCGCCTAAGGCGATCCGCGAACTAGCGGCTTGGGGCGTGCCTTGGACTCGTATAACAAAAGGCGAGAGAAGTGCTATCATCAACGCTCAAAAAACGACTATTGTAGAAAAAGAAGAGGTCCACGGACTCATCCACTCTCGCGACTTTGGCGGAACTAAAAAATGGAGAACATGCTTTACGGCAGACGCCACCGGTCACACTATGCTTTTTGCCGTAGCGAACGAAGCTCTAAAACATAACGTCGAAATTCATGACCGCAAAGAAGCTATCGCGCTAATCCACGCAAACAACCGCTGTTACGGTGCGATCGTTCGCGATCTAGTTAACGGCGAGATCACGGCATATGTCGCAAAAGGTACGCTAATAGCTACGGGCGGCTACGGAAGGGTTTATAAACATACTACAAACGCCGTAGTTTGCGAAGGTATCGGCGCGGCCATCGCACTTGAAACGGGCGTAGCTCAGCTAGGAAATATGGAAGCGGTGCAGTTTCACCCGACTCCGATCGTTCCAAGCGGTATCTTACTAACGGAAGGTTGCCGCGGCGACGGCGGAATTTTACGCGACGTGGACGGATATCGATTTATGCCTGATTATGAGCCTGAGAAAAAAGAACTAGCTAGCCGCGACGTCGTAAGCCGCCGCATCATGGAGCATATCCGCGCAGGTAAAGGCGTACCTAGCCCATACGGATATCACGTTTGGCTAGATATCTCGATCCTAGGACGCGAGCATATCGAGAAAAATTTACGCGACGTTCAAGAAATTTGCGAAATTTTTAACGGTATCGATCCTGCCGACACCGAAGTGTATACCGACGAGAATGGACGCCAACGCGGCAAGGGCTGGGCGCCGATCCTTCCTATGCAGCACTACTCTATGGGCGGCATAAAAACCAAGCCTACAGGCGAGAGTCCTACGCTAGCGGGTCTATTTAGCGCCGGCGAGGCTGCTTGCTGGGATATGCACGGATTTAACCGTCTAGGCGGCAACTCTGTTTCAGAAACGGTGGTAGCTGGCATGATCGTTGGGGACTATTTTGCCGACTACTGCGGCAGCCACGAGATAGATATAAATACCGCAGATATCGAAAAATCCGTTAAAAAAGAGGAAGACTATCTAAAAAGCCTTGTCGAAAAAGAGGGCAAATTTAACGTATTTGAGATCAAAAACAAGATGAAAGACATCATGTGGGAGCACGTGGCGATCTTTAGAACCGGCGAAGGTCTAGCCGTAGCGGTAAAAGAGCTAGAAGAGCTTTATAAACAATCTTTAGATGTCAAAGTCACAAACAAGGCGCTATTTGGCAACCCTGAGCTTGAGGAGGCCTACCGCGTACCAAAGATGCTAAAACTAGCCCTTTGTATCGCAAAAGGCGCGCTTGATCGCACCGAGAGCCGCGGAGCGCACTGCCGCGAGGACTATCCGAAACGCGACGACCTAAACTGGCTAAACAGAACTCTAACTAGCTGGAAAGAGGGCGATACGCTACCGACTATCGTGTATGAGCCGCTTGATATTATGAAAATGGAGATGCCACCAGCATTTAGAGGATATGGTGCGAAAGGTAATATTATTGAGCATCCAGATAGTGCCATCCGCCAAAAAGAGGTTGATGAAATTCGTGAGAAAATGCAAGCTGAAGGTAAGAGCAGACAAGAAATTCAAGAGGCTTTAATGCACTATGATCTTCAACCAAAATATAAAGCACCAAACGAAAGAGCAGGAATAGGATATGAGTAG
- a CDS encoding fumarate reductase iron-sulfur subunit, which produces MSRKITIKAFKYNPLSKISKPHFATYELEETDGMTLFIALNMIREKFDPDLSFDFVCRAGICGSCGMLVNGKPRLACRTLTKDFESGVIELMPLPVFKLLKDLSVDTGNWMNAMSRRVESWIHTDHETDISKLEEKVEPEVAQEVFELDRCIECGICVAACGTAIMRPDFIGAVGLNRVARFKIDALDKRTDEDFYELIGDDDGVFGCMTLLGCEDNCPKHLPLQSRIAYMRRKMAAIK; this is translated from the coding sequence ATGAGTAGAAAAATAACCATAAAAGCATTTAAATATAATCCGTTAAGTAAAATTTCAAAGCCGCATTTCGCAACCTACGAGCTAGAAGAGACTGATGGTATGACATTGTTTATCGCGTTAAATATGATTCGCGAGAAATTTGACCCAGATCTTAGCTTTGACTTTGTTTGTCGTGCTGGAATTTGTGGAAGTTGTGGCATGCTTGTAAATGGTAAGCCAAGATTAGCTTGTAGAACTCTTACTAAAGATTTTGAAAGCGGAGTAATCGAGCTTATGCCTTTGCCGGTATTTAAGTTACTAAAGGACTTAAGCGTAGACACTGGCAACTGGATGAATGCGATGAGCAGGCGTGTAGAGAGCTGGATACATACAGACCACGAGACAGATATCTCTAAGCTTGAGGAAAAAGTCGAGCCTGAAGTAGCGCAGGAAGTATTTGAGCTTGACCGCTGCATCGAGTGCGGTATCTGCGTGGCTGCGTGCGGTACGGCTATCATGAGGCCTGATTTCATCGGTGCGGTCGGACTTAACCGCGTGGCTAGATTTAAAATCGACGCGCTTGATAAACGAACCGATGAGGACTTTTACGAGCTTATCGGCGACGATGACGGCGTATTTGGCTGTATGACTTTGCTAGGCTGTGAAGACAACTGCCCTAAACACTTACCACTTCAAAGCCGTATAGCTTATATGCGTAGAAAAATGGCTGCCATAAAGTAG
- a CDS encoding restriction endonuclease: protein MTNFGKELVSSKDKKSKFLTWYDEIYKQEIRQEKKEATENTPDDNIDEALCKIKEELKSEILSSILEKEPRFFEYLVTKLLEKMNYGAGNLTNKGPDGGIDGIIDEDELGLSKIYIQAKRYKDGSNIRRPEIQQFIGAISNKNTKKGVFITTAKFTKEAENFAKDNQNFSVVLIDGDKLAELMIKYKVGVQTSQIYEICKIDTDFFEENNF, encoded by the coding sequence ATAACAAATTTTGGCAAAGAGCTAGTAAGTAGCAAGGACAAAAAGAGCAAATTTCTCACTTGGTACGATGAAATTTACAAACAAGAGATAAGGCAAGAGAAAAAAGAAGCCACGGAAAACACCCCAGATGACAATATAGATGAAGCGCTTTGCAAAATAAAAGAAGAGCTAAAAAGTGAAATTTTATCTAGCATTTTAGAAAAAGAGCCAAGATTTTTTGAATACCTTGTAACAAAACTACTTGAAAAGATGAATTATGGAGCCGGAAATCTTACAAACAAAGGCCCAGATGGCGGGATAGATGGTATCATAGATGAAGATGAACTTGGGCTTTCTAAAATTTATATCCAAGCAAAAAGATACAAAGACGGTAGTAATATCCGTAGGCCAGAGATTCAGCAGTTTATCGGCGCCATCTCAAATAAAAATACTAAAAAAGGTGTCTTTATCACTACAGCAAAATTTACCAAAGAAGCTGAAAATTTCGCCAAAGATAATCAAAATTTTAGTGTGGTTTTGATAGATGGCGACAAGCTTGCAGAGCTAATGATAAAATACAAAGTCGGCGTTCAAACAAGCCAAATATATGAAATTTGCAAAATCGACACCGACTTTTTTGAGGAAAATAATTTTTAA
- a CDS encoding phosphatidate cytidylyltransferase, producing the protein MQSRIITGVLMFVAILVVFFIDNYILNFILLGVVLYFAFNESLKLYNIDHKQLVFAALAFYVLTYFTNPIFIAILAIMLVASILAHIKSENLKLVAPFVYPTTPIFMMWMLYSEYGVGYLVWLILSVVASDSGAFFVGKMFGKHPFSPSSPNKTIEGAAGGVAIGTVIGYIVGNFITEGFFQILFSSFLVCLFAVWGDLFESYLKRLCGVKDSGSLFPGHGGMLDRIDGYLFGVVALLWSLSW; encoded by the coding sequence ATGCAATCTCGCATAATCACTGGCGTTTTAATGTTTGTTGCTATTTTAGTAGTTTTTTTTATTGATAATTATATTTTAAATTTTATCTTGCTTGGCGTAGTGCTTTATTTTGCATTTAATGAGTCGCTCAAGCTTTATAATATCGATCACAAACAGCTAGTTTTTGCCGCACTTGCTTTTTATGTGCTTACATATTTTACAAATCCAATATTCATAGCGATCCTTGCTATCATGCTAGTTGCTTCGATCCTAGCTCACATAAAAAGTGAAAATTTAAAACTAGTCGCACCTTTTGTCTATCCGACCACGCCGATCTTTATGATGTGGATGCTTTACTCAGAGTATGGCGTAGGCTATCTTGTATGGCTTATTTTAAGCGTAGTTGCAAGCGATAGCGGTGCATTTTTTGTTGGCAAAATGTTTGGCAAACATCCATTTAGCCCAAGCTCACCAAACAAAACAATTGAAGGTGCAGCAGGCGGTGTGGCGATAGGCACTGTGATTGGCTACATTGTTGGAAATTTTATAACTGAAGGTTTTTTCCAAATTTTATTCTCAAGCTTTTTAGTCTGCTTGTTTGCGGTTTGGGGAGATTTGTTTGAGAGCTATTTAAAAAGACTTTGTGGCGTCAAAGATAGTGGTTCGCTCTTCCCAGGACACGGAGGCATGCTTGATAGGATAGATGGCTATTTATTTGGCGTAGTTGCCCTACTTTGGTCGCTCTCGTGGTAA